The [Clostridium] celerecrescens 18A genomic sequence CTGCTTGAATAACTTTGCCTGGCGGCAAGCTTCTGTTAAGTATTCCTCTTTTCCGCTTAACTGGTAGTAACGGCATAAAAACGGGATGCTCATGTACATATCATCGATCCACATGGTGTTGTCGTTTCTGGAGAACACCTGATCCTTTTCCCTTCGCTGGCGGTTTTTCATAAAATCAGCGATCACATCCGCCAGGGCATGGGCTTCTTCCGAGGGACACCGCCGGTTGGCTTCCAGCAGAAAGGAGCCAAAGGAGCCGCAGTCATCCAACTCGCTCAGCCAGCAAAGCTGGGTATTTACTCCCGGATATCCGAATACCGATTTATCATAAATGGAATAATCATACACTGCCGCAGTCATCCGGGCATATTCCTGTACATACTCCAGCCAGTCCGGACGGTGGAGATATTCACCCGCTTTTAACATGCCGTAAAGGGTTACGCCGCAGGGATAGGTCCATTTTCCGTATAATTCCTGCTCTGCGAAGATCCGCACAAAGGAATCCGGCAGATCTGCCTGCCAGTAGCAGGTGCCATTTGATCCGTAGAACACTTTATCCATGCCTGTCAATTGACTGATGGGTGGAATTTCCTTTTCAAAAAGACCGGTATAGATCCATTCACCCTCATATCCTTTTACCCCGGTGCAAAGAGGCAGGGTACCGCCGGCATCCTGAAATTCAACTGCCAGACCTGTATCGTGACCTGCTTTCTTTTTGCAAATTAGTATTACCTCATATCTTCCTCTGGGCAGAGAGATTTCCTTTTCAAAGGCCCCTTCCAGCCATTCGAAGGAAAGATCCCCGTTGATATAGACCTTAAGCGGCTGACTGGAGCTGCCTTTGATCAGTACCTTGCCGGAATCCCCATGGAAGAAACTGCTTTTGGCAGCAACGGTTCCCTGACTGTCCAGACCGAAAATACGGGATAATGGACAGGGGGAGACGGGCGCCTCATATTCCTGCCTTGGAAACCAGGGGAGCCCCTCAAAAGAACCTTCAATCAGAGCATAGGTATCTGCTGTCTCCCGGCCAATTGGAGGGCTATAGACAAAACCTGCCTGTCCCTTTCTTTCGGCCAAAGGCGCCGTAAAATGGGAGGGCTGCCATTGGGGCTGTGCATGACGGAGAGAGA encodes the following:
- a CDS encoding glycoside hydrolase family 88/105 protein, translating into MNYESNKVCGSSYFHWEESAFHVYGERDREVIALLASRFIGHNPQAPYQYRLDFTSGITCNTKGWYQFDFGSRFPQAAVGEVCYGAGDLYSHSQAVSQFQIQCCGPTLLWVNGEKAFHSLPPQEGLKSCCTCSIPLKAGLNHFLLETEKTEIGFGLSLRHAQPQWQPSHFTAPLAERKGQAGFVYSPPIGRETADTYALIEGSFEGLPWFPRQEYEAPVSPCPLSRIFGLDSQGTVAAKSSFFHGDSGKVLIKGSSSQPLKVYINGDLSFEWLEGAFEKEISLPRGRYEVILICKKKAGHDTGLAVEFQDAGGTLPLCTGVKGYEGEWIYTGLFEKEIPPISQLTGMDKVFYGSNGTCYWQADLPDSFVRIFAEQELYGKWTYPCGVTLYGMLKAGEYLHRPDWLEYVQEYARMTAAVYDYSIYDKSVFGYPGVNTQLCWLSELDDCGSFGSFLLEANRRCPSEEAHALADVIADFMKNRQRREKDQVFSRNDNTMWIDDMYMSIPFLCRYYQLSGKEEYLTEACRQAKLFKQYFFMPGQNLMSHIVDLEYKKMNKIPWSRGNGWVVLALSELLLVLPEDHPEYKAVAGFFHEMAEGILQVQDENGLWHQILDDPSTYEEASSTSMFICALSRGIRLGILSSELCRESVLSIQRAWKGMKQRVINRKGDLYGVCQGSGCSFSRSYYQQLGWRFNDPHGIGIAILAGIEKLMLDDFLQHNHFSV